The DNA segment CGGCGACTGAACGTACTCCCAGCGTGTTTTGTGCGGTGAGCGCGGTGATCGCGGTCGCACCGAACACGCCGAGCGCAGAAAAGGTCTTGAGATCGGCCTGGATGCCGGCGCCGCCGGAGGAATCCGAACCGGCGATACTGAGCACCACTTTGAGCATCGCAGTTGAGATTAAATCATCACGGGAGCGAGGTCACCAAGCGGGGAGCGGTACCGTTAAGGCCTTGACGTCACTTACTATCAGATGATAATAATTCTCATCTAGGTATTGGAACTACGCTTGCTCAGCGAGAGACGCCGCGCCGGATATGCGGTGCTGCGGCTGGCCGAATTCGCGCGACGCTGTCGCGGCGCCAGGCGCGCAGCAACATTGAGTCGATGCTTCCCCTGGTCCGGCAAGGCGACCAGGTGGCCGCCATCAATCCCACCTGCTCGCTGACCATGCGCAAGGAGTACCCTGCCTTGCTGGCCGGTGCTGAAGCGAAGGAGTTCGCGGCGGCCGTGGTGGATCCGCAATAGGTGCTCTGGCAGTTGAAGTCGGCAAATCTTTTTCGCCTCGATTTCCGTACTACCCCGGGCAAAATTGCCTATCACGTGCCCTGTCATCTAAAAGCGCAAGCGATTGGATTTCGATCACGTGACCTGATGCGGACTATTCCGGGCGCCGCAATCACGACCGTCGATGCCTGCACCGACCACGACGGCACCTGGGCGATGAAGAAAGAGTATTTCGAGCTCTCGCTCCGAACCGGGAAAAGGCGTTCGCCGTCTGCGCGATGCCGACGCCCGCATGATCGATTGCCCGCTGGCGACGCTGCAGATTCTGCAGGCCACCGGCATTCGCCCGCTGCATCCCCTCGAGATCCTCGCACGCGCGTATGACGACACCGGGTTCCCGGACCCGGTGCCGCCTCCGCGACCGGAGCAATCAACATGAAGCCGATCACCGCAAGCGAGATCCTGGCGCCGGCCGACTATGAAAGAGTGCGCGGGCGGCTGCGCGCGCTGTTCATTCACGAGAAGGACCGTCGACGCCTGGCGGTCGGATCGCATTTGACCCTGCTGTTCGAGAACGGACAGACCGTCTGGTACCAGACTCAGGAGATGATTCGTACCGAGAAGCTTGTTACCGCAGACGCCATCGCGCACGAAATCGAAACCTACAACGAGCTGCTCCTGGGCCCCGGCGAACTGGCGGCCACCATGCTCATCGAATATCCAGAGCCAGGGCAACGCGACGCCGCGCTGCGGCGTCTGCTCGGACTCGAAAATCATCTCTGGATCTCGATGGGCGAAAAACGTGAGCGCGCGGTCTTCGATACGCGCCAGATGACCATCGACCGCATTAGCTCGGTGCAATTCGTGCGGTTTCCAGTCGGATCAATCGATCGCG comes from the Candidatus Binataceae bacterium genome and includes:
- a CDS encoding DUF3501 family protein, whose translation is MKPITASEILAPADYERVRGRLRALFIHEKDRRRLAVGSHLTLLFENGQTVWYQTQEMIRTEKLVTADAIAHEIETYNELLLGPGELAATMLIEYPEPGQRDAALRRLLGLENHLWISMGEKRERAVFDTRQMTIDRISSVQFVRFPVGSIDRGRLLAFAEGGKLAIEVDHPSLAARAPILGNLARALAEDLAG